In a single window of the Gossypium hirsutum isolate 1008001.06 chromosome A13, Gossypium_hirsutum_v2.1, whole genome shotgun sequence genome:
- the LOC107893427 gene encoding 40S ribosomal protein S12-2 produces MSGEEVAVAPTEVAAAIGEPMDINAALPLVIRKSKAHGGLARGLHEAAKAIEKHNAHLCVLADDCDQPDYVKLVKALCADHNVKVLRAPSAKTLGEWAGLCKIDSEGKARKVVGCSCVVVKDYGEQHEAVEVVQQHKD; encoded by the exons ATGTCGGG AGAGGAAGTTGCAGTTGCCCCAACTGAGGTTGCTGCTGCCATTGGTGAGCCAATGGACATCAACGCAGCCTTGCCTCTTGTGATTAGGAAGTCCAAAGCTCATGGTGGGCTTGCACGTGGTTTACACGAAGCTGCCAAGGCAATTGAAAAGCACAATGCACATCTTTGTGTTTTAGCTGATGATTGTGACCAGCCAGATTATGTTAAACTGGTCAAGGCACTCTGTGCCGATCACAATGTTAAAGTGCTACGTGCACCTAGTGCAAAAACTCTGGGCGAGTGGGCTGGT TTGTGTAAGATCGATTCTGAGGGAAAGGCAAGGAAGGTAGTTGGCTGTTCTTGTGTAGTTGTCAAG GATTATGGTGAGCAACATGAGGCTGTCGAAGTTGTTCAGCAGCACAAGGATTAA
- the LOC107893426 gene encoding replication termination factor 2, with protein MKLQFFLRSPSHQTLTVTLESTQSLTLRQLKSSLLPNPQSFSSFYFTLNGKPLSDSTLLPNPQISHLSTLFLLPRVSGGGGDGGATGAESRDCYLKMYAVKKPDKVDPNEKRLGKWLNCALSNEPLREPCVIDKLGNIFNKEALVEALLGKKLPKEFRHVKGLKDMINVKLSMIPGKQSDAADGATFQCPITGLEFNGKYKFFALRNCGHVVSAKALKEVKSSACLVCHKEFVESDKMVINGSEEEVAALRERMEEEKSKIVKEKKKRGIDVVDGKKDCGKVEGNEKLENGKKSNNGGVKKFRATDVAPANATKEVYASIFTSSKKLDFKETFTCRSLPLGRN; from the coding sequence ATGAAGCTTCAATTTTTTCTCCGATCCCCAAGTCACCAAACCCTGACCGTAACCCTAGAATCCACCCAATCCCTAACCCTTCGTCAACTCAAATCCTCTCTCCTTCCGAACCCACAATCCTTCTCCTCCTTCTACTTCACCCTCAATGGAAAACCCCTCTCTGATTCCACCCTTCTCCCAAATCCCCAAATTTCCCATCTTTCAACCCTTTTTCTCCTCCCCCGCGTCTCCGGTGGCGGAGGCGATGGCGGCGCCACTGGAGCCGAGTCCCGCGACTGTTATCTCAAGATGTACGCTGTCAAAAAGCCCGATAAAGTCGACCCCAATGAGAAAAGGCTTGGTAAGTGGCTCAATTGTGCCTTATCTAATGAACCTCTAAGAGAACCTTGTGTGATTGATAAATTAGGGAATATTTTCAATAAGGAAGCTCTTGTTGAAGCTTTGTTGGGTAAGAAATTGCCCAAAGAGTTTAGACATGTAAAGGGTTTGAAAGATATGATTAATGTTAAGTTGTCGATGATTCCCGGCAAGCAATCAGATGCTGCTGATGGTGCTACGTTTCAATGCCCCATAACCGGGCTCGAATTCAATGGGAAGTATAAGTTTTTTGCGTTGAGGAATTGTGGGCATGTTGTCAGTGCTAAGGCTTTGAAAGAGGTTAAGTCATCTGCGTGTTTGGTTTGTCATAAGGAGTTTGTGGAGTCTGATAAGATGGTGATTAATGGAAGTGAGGAGGAGGTGGCAGCCTTGAGGGAGAGGATGGAGGAAGAGAAATCGAAAATagtgaaggagaagaagaagaggggaatcGATGTTGTGGATGGGAAAAAAGATTGTGGTAAGGTGGAAGGGAATGAAAAGCTTGAGAATGGGAAGAAATCGAATAATGGTGGGGTGAAGAAGTTTCGAGCTACGGATGTGGCACCGGCTAATGCAACAAAAGAAGTTTATGCTTCCATATTTACGTCTTCGAAGAAGTTGGATTTTAAGGAAACTTTTACATGTAGATCACTCCCACTTGGTCGAAATTGA
- the LOC107893425 gene encoding trafficking protein particle complex subunit 5, which yields MIGTGKIKQYANVLDKPLGKGKQEVSLSAFAFLFSELVQYNQTQVDNISELETRLEDAGYAVGARVLELLCHRDKGNRRETRLLGILSFVHSTVWKVLFGKVADSLEKGTEHEDEYMISEKELLVNRFISIPKDMGTFHCGAFVAGIVKGVLENAGFPAVVTAHFVPVEGQQRPRTTILIKFAEEVLRREARLG from the exons ATGATCGGAACCGGGAAGATTAAGCAGTATGCCAACGTCCTCGACAAGCCCCTCGGCAAGGGAAAACAAGAG GTTAGCTTAAGTGCGTTTGCTTTCTTGTTTTCGGAGCTTGTTCAGTACAATCAAACACAGGTTGATAACATTTCTGAATTAGAAACAAG GCTGGAGGATGCGGGTTACGCTGTTGGGGCTCGAGTTCTGGAACTTTTATGTCATAGGGATAAG GGAAATAGAAGAGAGACCCGATTGTTGGGTATTTTATCTTTTGTGCACAGCACCGTGTGGAAGGTGTTATTTGGAAAG GTGGCTGACTCACTTGAGAAGGGCACTGAACATGAAGATGAGTACATGATTAGTGAGAAGGAACTCCTAGTGAACAG GTTTATTTCAATTCCAAAAGACATGGGGACATTTCATTGTGGGGCATTTGTTGCCGGGATAGTGAAA GGTGTTTTGGAGAATGCAGGATTTCCAGCagttgtaacagctcattttgtTCCTGTAGAGGGTCAGCAAAGACCTCGAACAACTATTTTGATAAAGTTTGCTGAAGAG GTATTGCGGAGAGAAGCAAGGTTAGGTTGA